The proteins below are encoded in one region of Hordeum vulgare subsp. vulgare chromosome 3H, MorexV3_pseudomolecules_assembly, whole genome shotgun sequence:
- the LOC123439691 gene encoding uncharacterized protein LOC123439691, whose amino-acid sequence MGCSGSKEVAVAEVAYRPPATSVSLFDISAVEEPWLIAKQNAAAANGDVKADQSDDEYEDDDEEEDAEEEQDTQKPTTGVALPILDKLDGYELAPASWSEVSKALEDIKPTLDSKQTADPKPAPKKKKKKKKQPAEARAQPAAAPPTQKEQPSQTPSVAGTGEAAKKEPPPVRPYAHGASDSDTRKPAPPELTGRRVVKENPFLLRDREAKNADGTAAAPKWRRRDPFEGYPERRPPGASGGGVVLYTTTLRGVRRTFEDCERARAAVETCAEAAGLTVDERDVALHGEYLRELRELLAADEEQGAGVSPPPRLFVMGRYLGGAEVCTELVESGKLAEMLRWARARGEACAAKDGRGCEGCGGARFVPCLECGGGCKVVVGGDGGTGGVVERCGKCNENGLMMCPICH is encoded by the coding sequence ATGGGTTGCTCGGGCTCTAAGGAAGTGGCGGTGGCAGAGGTTGCCTACCGCCCTCCGGCCACCAGCGTCTCCCTGTTCGACATCAGCGCTGTCGAGGAGCCGTGGCTCATCGCTAAGCAgaacgccgccgccgccaacgGCGACGTCAAGGCAGACCAGAGTGATGACGaatacgaagacgacgatgaagaggaGGATGCGGAGGAAGAGCAGGACACTCAGAAGCCCACCACCGGCGTGGCGCTCCCTATCCTCGACAAGCTCGACGGCTACGAGCTCGCGCCGGCGTCGTGGTCCGAGGTGAGCAAGGCCCTTGAAGACATCAAGCCTACGCTCGACTCCAAGCAAACGGCGGACCCCAAGCCTGCccccaagaagaaaaagaagaagaagaagcaaccagCTGAGGCACGGGCCCAGCCGGCGGCGGcgccaccaacgcagaaggagcaGCCGTCCCAGACGCCATCTGTTGCCGGCACGGGCGAAGCTGCCAAGAAGGAGCCGCCGCCGGTGAGGCCGTATGCGCATGGCGCATCGGATTCTGACACGAGGAAGCCCGCGCCGCCGGAGCTCACAGGGCGACGCGTAGTGAAAGAAAACCCCTTCCTGCTGCGGGACCGCGAGGCCAAGAACGCGGACGGGACCGCCGCTGCGCCCAAGTGGCGTCGGAGGGACCCGTTCGAGGGGTATCCCGAGCGACGCCCCCCgggcgcgagcggcggcggcgtggtGCTGTACACGACGACACTCCGCGGCGTGCGGCGCACGTTCGAGGACTGCGAGCGCGCACGTGCGGCGGTGGAGACGTGCGCGGAGGCGGCGGGCCTGACCGTGGACGAGCGCGATGTGGCGCTACACGGTGAGTACCTGCGCGAGCTCCGGGAGCTGCTGGCGGCCGACGAGGAGCAGGGCGCCGGCGTCTCGCCGCCGCCGAGGCTGTTCGTGATGGGGCGGTACCTAGGCGGCGCGGAGGTGTGCACGGAGCTGGTGGAGAGCGGGAAGCTGGCGGAGATGCTGCGTTGGGCCCGGGCGCGAGGGGAAGCGTGCGCGGCCAAGGACGGCCGCGGCTGCGAGGGGTGCGGCGGGGCGCGGTTCGTGCCGTGCCTGGAGTGCGGTGGCGGCTGCAAGGTGGTGGTCGGCGGCGACGGTGGCACTGGCGGCGTGGTCGAGAGGTGCGGCAAGTGCAACGAGAACGGCTTGATGATGTGCCCCATCTGCCACTGA